From Saccharothrix espanaensis DSM 44229, the proteins below share one genomic window:
- a CDS encoding M28 family metallopeptidase, translated as MSLKRTTPLASALLLATALLSPPVASAAPGALAVPDISLANVQAHLSSFQTIANNNGGNRAHGRPGYRASLDYVKAKLDAVGYTTSIQQFTNSGATGYNLIADWPGGDADNILMLGGHLDSVSAGPGINDNGTGSAGILEVALTVARENLKPQKHLRFGWWGAEELGLIGSTYYVNQLPAAEKSKIKSYLNFDMTGSPNPGYFVYSASGQPSGSLALQQTLEAGFTGKVATELTSVGGRSDHAAFARAGIPVGGLFTGAEVTKTAAQASKWGGQAGVAFDRCYHRACDTSSNIDNTALDRMTDVIAYSLWTLAGTGTPPGGEKFTQDEDLNLPDQATVESSLTVSGISGNAPTALVLGVDITHTYRGDLVIDLVAPDGTAFRVKNSSSDSGDNLVTTYTVNASGEAANGVWKLRIRDAGPQDVGKLNSWYLQF; from the coding sequence ATGTCCTTGAAGAGGACGACGCCGCTGGCGAGCGCCCTGCTCCTCGCCACGGCCCTGCTGAGCCCACCAGTGGCCTCGGCGGCACCCGGCGCGCTGGCCGTGCCGGACATCTCGTTGGCCAACGTCCAAGCCCACCTGAGCAGCTTCCAGACCATCGCCAACAACAACGGCGGCAACCGGGCGCACGGCCGGCCCGGCTACCGCGCCTCGTTGGACTACGTCAAGGCGAAGCTCGACGCGGTCGGCTACACGACGTCCATCCAGCAGTTCACCAACAGCGGCGCGACCGGCTACAACCTGATCGCCGACTGGCCCGGCGGCGACGCCGACAACATCCTGATGCTCGGCGGCCACCTGGACAGCGTGAGCGCCGGCCCCGGCATCAACGACAACGGCACCGGGTCGGCGGGCATCCTGGAGGTCGCGCTGACCGTGGCTCGGGAGAACCTCAAGCCGCAGAAGCACCTGCGGTTCGGCTGGTGGGGCGCGGAGGAGCTGGGGCTGATCGGCTCCACCTACTACGTCAACCAGCTCCCGGCGGCGGAGAAGTCGAAGATCAAGTCGTACCTGAACTTCGACATGACCGGCTCGCCCAACCCGGGCTACTTCGTCTACAGCGCCAGCGGCCAGCCCAGCGGTTCGCTGGCGCTCCAGCAGACGCTCGAAGCCGGGTTCACCGGCAAGGTCGCCACCGAGCTGACGTCGGTGGGCGGGCGCTCCGACCACGCGGCGTTCGCGCGGGCGGGCATCCCGGTCGGCGGCCTGTTCACCGGCGCCGAGGTCACCAAGACCGCGGCGCAGGCGTCGAAGTGGGGCGGCCAGGCGGGCGTCGCGTTCGACCGGTGCTACCACCGGGCGTGCGACACGTCGAGCAACATCGACAACACCGCGCTGGACCGGATGACCGACGTGATCGCGTACTCGCTGTGGACGCTCGCGGGCACCGGAACCCCGCCCGGCGGCGAGAAGTTCACCCAGGACGAGGACCTGAACCTGCCCGACCAGGCCACCGTCGAGAGCTCGCTGACCGTGTCCGGCATCTCCGGCAACGCGCCCACGGCGCTGGTGCTCGGCGTGGACATCACCCACACCTACCGCGGCGACCTGGTGATCGACCTGGTCGCGCCGGACGGCACCGCGTTCCGGGTGAAGAACTCCAGCAGTGACAGCGGCGACAACCTCGTGACGACCTACACGGTCAACGCGTCCGGTGAAGCCGCGAACGGCGTGTGGAAGCTGCGCATCCGCGACGCGGGTCCACAGGACGTCGGCAAGCTCAACAGCTGGTACCTGCAGTTCTGA